The Actinomycetes bacterium genome contains the following window.
TCGGAAGGTTCGCCAGCATCTGCCATCCTTCGTCGCAGCGGACGTACGACCGGGCTCGCTGCCCACGCCATGCTTCGGTCGAGTCTTGGGTGCCGACATGCCGCAGCGCCCAGAGGGCCGGTGACGGACTGGGCATATGGGGGACTAAGCCGGAACCTAACCGTTGGCCACTTCCACCTGCAAGCGCGCAAGAAGCCGTGAACAGGTCGGGCGTGGCGTGGCATCAGGACCAGGGGCCTGTCAAACGCCTTGTCCGTCCCCGCGGATGCACCTTCCACGCCAACTCGGCCGTCCCCGCCGGAACCCTCCTGCACTGGTTCGCCCGATCGGCTGCAACTGTCCGGCTGTCGCTTCGCTCCTCAAGCCGGGCCTCGCGCGCTTCAGCCGAGGGGCCTCGCGCGCTTCAGGCGGCCGGGCCTCGCGCGCTTCAGGCGAGGGAGATCCCTCAGCGGCGCGCCGCCTCGTCGCCGATGAGCTTGGCGGCGTGGAGCAGGTGGGGCAGGAACTCCACGCGGAGCTGCTCGACGGTCACCCTGCCGGCGTGGCCGGAGACGTTGAGGGCGGCCAGGGCGCGGCCGTCCCGGCCCCGGACGGGCACCGCGATCGACCGCACCCCGTCCTCGAGCTCCTGGTCGACCAGGGCGAAGCCCTGCTGGCGGACCTGCTCCAAGAGCCGGCGAAGGAGGCGCTCGTCGGTGAGCGTGCCGGGGGCGAGCCGCTCCAGGGTGGCCTGGCGGAAATAGTCGTCAAGCTCGGACGGGGGCAGGTCGGCGAGCAGCACCCGGCCCATCGAGGTCGGGTAGGCGGGCAGCCGGGAGCCGACCCCGAGCGAGATCGTCATGACCCGCTTGGCCGGCACGCGGGCGACGTAGACCAGGCTGGTGCCGTCCAGCGTGGCCGCCGAGCAGGACTCGTGGGTGAGGTCGGCGAGCTGCTCCATGTAGGGCTCGGCGATCTGCCAGAGCCCCAGGGACGACAGGTAGGCGTAGCCGAGGCGCAGGACGCGCGGGGTGAGGGAGAACCGCCGGCCGTCCGAGCGCACGTAGCCGAGGCGCTCGAGGGTGAGCAGGATCCGGCGGGCCGTGGCCCGGGTGATGCCGGCCCGGGCGGCCGTCTCGCTCAGGGTGAGCGACGGGTCCTCGTGCGAGAACACCTGCAGCACGGCGAGGCCGCGCTCCAGCGAGCGGATGAAGTTGCGGTCGCCATCACTTGACATTGCAAGTATCTCCGCCCAGTATGTGCATCGAGCGCACAACTGTACGCTACGCGCACAGCACTGTCGATAGCCTGGCCAACGGTGCAGAATTGCGCGGACAGAGCGGAGCGCGCAGGAAGGGGAGTGACCAGGTTGACCCGGTACTTGACGAAGTTCGGCTCCCTGGACGGCTACGAGAAGGGCCGGGTCGAGGTCATCGACGACGACGCCCGGCACTACGCCTTCTCCAACGTCTACGAGGTCGCCTCCCGGTCCAGGCCCTACGAGAAGGTCGCGGTCGGCAAGAACCGCCAGTACGTGCTGGAGGCGATCCGGGCCGAGGGCACCTCGGAGTGGCGTACCTGCTCCCACGACGAGTTCGCGCTGGTGATGGACGGCGAGGTCACCGTCGAGCTGGTCAAGCTCGGCGACGGCCAGCAGGCCCCGGCCGGGCAGGAGGGGTCGGTCGCCCTCGACGGCGAGCCGGGCGGCCCCCGCATGGGCACGATCGTCGCCCGCCGGGGCCACATGGCGCTGCTCCCCACCGGCGCCGCCTACCGGTTCCGGACCGACCGGCCCGGCGTCATCCTGCTCCAGACCATCGAGGGCCGCGACACCATCTACAAGTGGGCCGAGATCTGCCAGACCTGAGGAATCCGTCCGCGCCCTTTTGCGGGCAGACTCGTCACCTTGGAATCGATCGCCGCCACAGGCGGCACGAGCAGTAGGCGGCACCAGGCGGTGCGCGGCACCGCGCAGTAGGCGGCACCAGGCGGTACGCAGGACCAGGCGGTACGCGGCACCAGGCGGTACGCGGCACCAGGCAGTACGCAGCACCGAGGGCATCAGGAGGTTCCAGTGGCGACCGTCGAGACCGAGGCCAGCGTCCAGTCGACCGACCCCAACGAGCACGGATACCGGGGGTTCCGGCTCGGGGAGTTCTCCTTCAGCCGCGACGAGTACTTCGTGTACGTCGAGTGGCCCACCGGCAGGCACGTGATGAGCGCCGACGCCTTCCTCAAGGCGCTGCAGCGCGACGTGGCCTGGGACTTCTTCTACGGCATCGTGAATTTCGACGGGGTGGTGGGCACCGTCAACCACTACGGCACCGTGGACCTGTTCGCCGGCCGCTACAACGACGGCTGGCGCAAGGCCGAGCTCGACCACCTCGAGAACATGTCCACCCCGCTGATCCGCGAGACGTTCAAGGCGATGCTGGACGACTGGACCAACCAGACCTTCGACCCGTTCGCCAGCCCCGACGAGACCGGCAGCGCCTTCGGCCCCAAGAACGGCGACAACCGCCCGGCCATCACCCGCCACCGGGTCGCCGCCCAGCGCATGGTCGCGGTCCCCGGCGACGAGCAGCTGCGCAGCGACGACACCGGCCACCCGATCAACCGGCACTTCCTCGACGTGCCCCAGGACGAGCCGCAGATCACCGCCGAGCCCGGGTTCGAGAACGAGGTCGCGGCGTTCAACCTGTTCGCCTACCTGTCCCGCTCGGACGTGACCTGGAACCCGTCGGTGGTCTCGGTCTGCAGGGACTCGCTGTTCTGCCCGACCACCGAGGAGTACATCCTGCCGATCATCCACGGCAACGACCGGGTGGAGTGGTTCGTGCAGCTCTCCGACCAGATCCACTGGGACGTCGAGGACCGCGACTCGGGCACGGTCCGGTCCAAGGTGACGATGAAGGCGGGGGACGTGGCCGCGATGCCGGCCGACATCCGCCACCAGGGCTACTCCCCCAAGCGGTCGATGCTGCTGGTGTGGGAGAACGCCGACAGCGAGCTGCCCAGCCTGATCTCCAGCGGCAAGCTGCCCACCAACCCGGTCGACTTCTAGACCGCCCGACCGACCCGGTCCCGGACCACCGGACCGACCGGTCCCGGACCACCCGACCAACCCGGTCCCGG
Protein-coding sequences here:
- a CDS encoding IclR family transcriptional regulator C-terminal domain-containing protein, yielding MSSDGDRNFIRSLERGLAVLQVFSHEDPSLTLSETAARAGITRATARRILLTLERLGYVRSDGRRFSLTPRVLRLGYAYLSSLGLWQIAEPYMEQLADLTHESCSAATLDGTSLVYVARVPAKRVMTISLGVGSRLPAYPTSMGRVLLADLPPSELDDYFRQATLERLAPGTLTDERLLRRLLEQVRQQGFALVDQELEDGVRSIAVPVRGRDGRALAALNVSGHAGRVTVEQLRVEFLPHLLHAAKLIGDEAARR
- a CDS encoding hydroxyquinol 1,2-dioxygenase — translated: MTRLTRYLTKFGSLDGYEKGRVEVIDDDARHYAFSNVYEVASRSRPYEKVAVGKNRQYVLEAIRAEGTSEWRTCSHDEFALVMDGEVTVELVKLGDGQQAPAGQEGSVALDGEPGGPRMGTIVARRGHMALLPTGAAYRFRTDRPGVILLQTIEGRDTIYKWAEICQT
- a CDS encoding hydroxyquinol 1,2-dioxygenase — its product is MATVETEASVQSTDPNEHGYRGFRLGEFSFSRDEYFVYVEWPTGRHVMSADAFLKALQRDVAWDFFYGIVNFDGVVGTVNHYGTVDLFAGRYNDGWRKAELDHLENMSTPLIRETFKAMLDDWTNQTFDPFASPDETGSAFGPKNGDNRPAITRHRVAAQRMVAVPGDEQLRSDDTGHPINRHFLDVPQDEPQITAEPGFENEVAAFNLFAYLSRSDVTWNPSVVSVCRDSLFCPTTEEYILPIIHGNDRVEWFVQLSDQIHWDVEDRDSGTVRSKVTMKAGDVAAMPADIRHQGYSPKRSMLLVWENADSELPSLISSGKLPTNPVDF